From the genome of Malus sylvestris chromosome 13, drMalSylv7.2, whole genome shotgun sequence:
ACCTCTCAACAAGGTAAAGTGCAGAGTAATACATCTACAGCTGATGAAACGTCTGGGGCTAGCAAACAAGACAATTTCAATGAACGATTAGTGAATTCTAATGTATCACTTGCCACTGGGTTGGAGCAAAGTAATGGAAGAACTAATTTAGAACACTCATCAGGTTTGTAGAACGTTCAAAACTACTGAAAATTTTTATTCGTACTACTTGGACGTATtgctttgttatttatttatttcatacTTTTCTTTCTGAAATTGCAACTAGATATCTGAAATCCTTTTTTTCGTTGGTTACTAGGGCATAGTCCTACTCCGTCCAGACCTGGTAATGGCACTGTTGATGTTGGGCTGGAGTTACCTTCATCAGAGGTATGGCTGGTACAGTGGTAAAACTTTGATGTTTTGAGAACCCTGGTTGATATTGGCAGTATGGGTTGTTGGTACATATTTGATGAAACTAATTTTGGTTAGTAGTTTGATTACTTATGGTGAAAGGGTAGTGAAAAAATAGCCAACTTTGCACATGTTGAACAATTAAGGTTAGATGGGAACAAAGAGAGTTTCCTGTAGTGTGTGTGTAATATTAATCTTGTAGAGGTTTTTGCACTGAATTTTGGAGCACTTTGTGTTGGGTGAGTTGATTCTTATCGTGAGTGTCTTTGGTAAAAGCTGAAAGATATGTAGTAACAAATGAAACAAAAGGTATGACACTTGCAGCTATATTTAGGGTTTATATAAATTTCCAACTACGTGGCAGTTTGCAACCTTGTACGTTGATTATGTTGAGATGATAAACTTGATATGGCATGTTGCTATCTTAAATGTATAGGTTAGATACATTGTAATCAGCTATTAGATAAATCTTGTGGATAAACATGCCATGGTATGTGGTCTACTTGTATATAGTAAGATATGTTCTAATATCAGCTTTTGATAAGTCAATTCAGTGATTGTATTTACTACTCATCAAATAGTGCTATAGCTGACAAACTGTATGCTAGTGGTCTTTGTGGTGGGTACTGGATATTATTTCTATATTGTCGCGATAAATATTTGCTGAACATATTTGTGTTCCTATTGATGTCATAGGTTGGTGATTCTACAAGACCAGGTATTTCCTCAAATGGAGCAATAGCAGAAGGCGCCAAAGGTCTCAGATATCTTGAAGAGTCTGCTAGGCACTTCAAGATTGAAAGAGAAGAAGGCGAAATATCTCCAAATGGAGATTTTGAGGAGGATAATTTTGCAAACTATAGAGAAGCTGGTTCggaggccattcaaaaatcaaagcatGGTACTATCAGCAGGCAATATCAAGCCAGACATGGGGAAGAAGAAATATGTGCTGGAGAGACAGGTGGAGAAAATGAAGCTGATGCCGATGATGAAGGTGAGGAAAGTGCTCCGAGGTCATCGGAGGATAGCGAGAATGCCTCTGAGAATGGTGATGTTTCTGGAAGTGAGTCTGGTGACGGGGAGGAATGTTCTCGTGAAGAGCGTGAGGAAGATGGGGACAATGATGAGCACGATACTAAGGCCGAGAGTGAAGGTGAAGCTGAAGGGATGGCTGATGCCCATGATGTTGAAGGAGATGGAATATCTTTGCCTCTTTCAGAACGTTTTCTCCTGACCGTGAAGCCTCTTGCAAAGTATGTTCCTTCAGCTTTAcatgacaaggagaaggactCTCGGATATTTTACGGAAATGATTCTTTCTATGTGCTATTCAGGCTTCACCAAGTAAGGTTAATTATTAAGACACGTACACACAAGCGTACGTGTGTATTGGTGCACAAGGACTTAAACTTAAGTACTTGTAGTTCAGCCATTAGATCATATATGGATCAGTGGGTCGTACTCGTATATATCTCAACTGTCCATATCTAATCTAATGGATGCAAGTACTTTGGTCaaaatatcgttttttttttcctttgaattttgtagatGGTGATGTTGATATATGTGTATCCCAACTGTTTCACTTATTTGATAGACATTATATGAGAGAATACAATCAGCAAAGATTAACTCATCATCTGCTGAGAGGAAGTGGCGGGCTGCTTCAAATGATTCGAGCCCTTCAGATTCTTATGCTAGGTAGTTTTTCTTTGGTCTCCTTGTTTGTTCACAACTAAGTGTATATATTTCCTAACTCCTTATTTTATGATACAGATTCATGAGTGCACTTTACAATTTACTTGACGGTTCTTCTGACAATACAAAATTTGAGGATGATTGTCGAGCCATCATTGGGACACAATCGTATCTTCTATTCACATTAGACAAGCTGATCTACAAACTCGTTAAGCAGGTTGGATGGCCgtacattttcttttttcaagttTCTTTCCCATCTCCCTTTTTTGACCCCagaagttttgcttcatttcctattttttttcagCTCCAAACTGTTGCCAGTGATGAGATGGACAACAAACTTTTCCAGCTTTATGCATTTGAAAAATCAAGAAAACTGGGAAGATTTGTTGATGTGGTTTATCACGAAAATGCTCGTGTTCTTCTTTACGATGAGAACATTTATCGCATCGAATGTGTATGTCTCGTATGTTACATTCTAAGTTGTAATACTATCTACACTAATGGAATTTCAACTCTATCTATAATCACTATTTTCTTCGTTGCAGGCATCCTCTCCAACCCGGGTGTCTATTCAGCTTATGGATTTTGGGCATGATAAGCCCGAAATGACTGCTGTTTCCATGGACCCTAATTTTTCCGCATATCTGCATAATGAATTCCTGTCAGTTCTTCCTGACAAAAAAGAGAAGTCCGGGATCTTCTTGAAGAGGTATGTTTGCTATAGTTGGCAGTACGGAGTTTTTGAAGTTGAGTTGTCATGACTATTAATgccttgctttttttttttttttttccaggaaCAAACACAAGTATAATAGTGATGAATTGTCTGCAATCTGTGAGGCCATGGAAGGACTAAAAGTCGCCAATGGTCTGGAGTGTAAGATTGCTTGCCATTCATCCAAGGTACTACATTCACTCCTCTGCCTATATGTAGCTTGTTATTATTTTGGTGCATTACGACGATAAGTTTTGCATTAAATTGAGCCAGTCTCTGGATTTCCTTTCTATGATTAGGTCTTCTTTTCTGGCCTTTCTGCATCTGTTAATCATTTAAACTTTTGTGTGTTAGGTCTCGTACGTCTTAGATACAGAAGACTTTCTGTTTCGgacaaagaagaaaaggaaaagtttGCACCAGAACGGTTCATGCCATAACCCGGCTAGGTCTCCTAATGGTTCTGGTAGAGTAGAGCGATTTCAGCGGTTGCTTTCGAGCTCATGATATGTCATCTTTTGACCATCAAGTAAATATGGTATGTGCTTCGTTTCTTAATAGCGGTGTCTGACACTTCTATCGTTTAGGTAGTGTTTTTTAGTTAATATAATTGAAAAAACCTTCTAACCATGTGTGATGCTGTTTACATCCTGTTTCTCCAGTAGCATTTTGCAAGCATTACATACCATGGCGCTGGAAACTCGAAAAATTTGAGACGCTGTGAGCGAAAAAGCTTTTGGTGGAATTACCTGTGTATTCTCATACATCCGTCTCTCCAACCTAATAAAGAATTTGAGGAGAGGATGACGGGGGTGCGGATCTTTAAGCCGCATTCATGTAAATAGAGGTAATTTGTGTTGTAAACTTGAGATGCATGGTCATTTtattcatcaattttttttgttaatcttTCTTAATGTCGTATCGGAAgctctaattaattttacggTTGATACTTATATGCGTCGGTCATTAAAATTGCCGGACTGATTTGGCCAGGAGACCAGCCAGCCCGGTTTTTACTAGCTAATCGTTAATCTTCCATTTTTGGTCTGTATGTTTATCGTGTCGTCTTTAGTATCATTTGGTATGGAGGATTAGATTAGAACGGataatttcttaatcttggaagcgaatgattttttgttttgtggaaTTAGAAGATGATTTGTTTTTTAAACAACGATATTATACTTACGCTTAAGAGATGGGAGAAATAATTTGGTATCGCCCAACATGGAGAAAACTCATCCCTTCTGATCCTGCAGTAATGGGAGAAGTTTTCTTCATGAGTAATTTATCTTCGTGATATGGTATTGGGCTGGGTGGGCTTTGTATTTGTCCATAATCCGTATTTACTATTTGCTTGAATCCGCAATGCACCGAATTGATCGAAAACCAAACATTGGTAAACCAACTTCATCTACATCAATGTCggttctcaaaacttcatttcgACGACGTCGATTCGATAACCCAACATTATCACCGTCTAGTAATATTCAACTTAATTTGTAATTGAGATGTCTTTAAGTTCTGCTAGTCAACCATAATCGTTGTTTTCGTCTAATTTTCTCAATTGGatgatgaaaaataaataaataaatagtatGTGAGAATTTTATAGCCTTTGAGCTAAAGACTAAATAGACCATCATTTGTTTATTATCAACTCAAACAAATTATTggcaaaataaagaaataataataaggcgCCCGCCCAGCCGCCGTTCAATATGCGTAGACCATATAATATCCACCCACCAAATCACCAAACCACATGTAGCGCATCTTTGCTTACTTCCACCAAACCCCATTTCGCATCTGCTACCAATACTTGTACGGAATATTTTACTCAAATACTCAAAATTAAGTTTTTCAGTGCAAATTAAATTAACGAACACCCACAAAAATAGATACAACTATAGACTCaggaatataaaataaataaaagtttagatttagaaagaaaatactAAAGAAATCATTTGCTTAGACGGTATAATGTCACTGATAAAAAATAAACTCGTCAATTAATTCTAATTCAATTATAAACATTCActtaatataatttataaaataataccaaAATTATAAAGTCAAAAGAAATCACTCCGCCACAAAAAAACGGCAGCTTACGTTTTCACTAATAAAATACTTTTATACAAATgatgaaaaataatattattttttttttaacattttaacacGCATATCCATCTCTTATACAACGACACGTGATATACAACTGTCAATCTCCCGAACTCTCCacaaacccttttcatttttcttttaccGGTCTCTTAGCTCCCATCGTCTCAGACAGCcggaacgatccaacggtcagatatGGCTCTATCCCGCctagcctcctcctcctctggcTCCAATCTCCTGAGGCCCTTCGCCTCCGCCTTATCCCTCACCCCATCTCTCCGCCGTCCGATCTCATCCGCCGCCGATGACTCCACCACCCTCACGTTCGAGACCTCCCTCCCCTTCACCTCCCACAACTGTGAGCCGCCGTCGCGCACGCTCGAGACCACTCCCAAGGAGCTTATGACGTTCTTCCGCGACATGGCGTTGATGCGCCGGATGGAGATCGCAGCCGACTCGCTCTACAAGGCCAAGCTGATCCGAGGGTTTTGCCACCTGTACGACGGCCAGGAGGCCGTCGCCATCGGCATGGAGGCCGCGATTACCAAAAAGGACTGCATCATCACTGCGTACCGTGACCACTGCACCTTCCTCGGCCGCGGTGGGACCCTCCTGCAGGTTTTCGCCGAGCTCATGGGGCGCCAGGCTGGCTGCTCCAAGGGGAAAGGTGGGTCCATGCATTTCTACAAGAAGGACGCTGGATTCTATGGTGGCCACGGTATAGTCGGCGCTCAGATTCCGCTGGGATGTGGATTGGCTTTTGGGCAAAAGTACTCCAAGGACGAAACGGTGACGTTTGCTCTCTACGGTGACGGTGCAGCCAATCAAGGGCAGTTGTTCGAGGCGCTTAACATTTCTGCGCTTTGGGATCTGCCTGCGATTTTGGTCTGTGAGAATAATCACTGTAAGTAGATGTTTCTTCATGAACAAAAGATTGATCCAATGGATACTGTCAATTTACATATACTGAAtgatttggatgtgcttttgaTGCAGATGGAATGGGTACCGCCGAGTGGAGAGCAGCGAAGAGTCCCGCATATTACAAGCGTGGAGATTATGTTCCTGGCTTGAAGGTTAGATAGAATTTTTCAGTCTTGAATTTTACTGGTTTCCGCTTGTGCATTCTTTGAATTTCGTTAGCTAATTGAAGAAATGTTGGTTTTGTGATTGGTATAACATGCAAGTATTTGCAAAGAGTAGACGATTGTAGATGATAATCAGATTATTGTTTCTAGTAGGAGTTTATGCTCATTTAGCGAATGGTTTATGGCCAATCTTCAGGTGGATGGTATGGATGTGTTTGCCGTAAAGCAGGCATGCAAATTTGCCAAGGAGCATGCTCTGAAGAACGGACCCATTGTGAGTTATTCCTCCGTTGTTTGCTCTGACATGATTTTTTTAAAGTTCTTTGTGCAAACTATGGCAACATGATTTGATTTATTGTTAGGACATCTGCTTCACTGTTTTAGTTTATAGTCCCACGTATAGAAGCAAAACCTGATAGGTAGTGCGTATGTCAAATGACTTTTTGGGGGAGGACCCATAATTGATAATTCCTTTGTGATTGCAAATGCTGCCAGAGTAGGTTAAGCGTACATTAGATTGAAGCTACAATGAACTATCACGCATGTGATCTGTGAATTAATCTTGTGTATGAGGGAAATGTCTAAGCCGCCTCTAGTCCGGGGTCAGTTTGACAGTAAATGTATGACTGTGATTTTAGTTTTAGAAATTGCAACTCTGTTTTCAGACATTCCGAAATTTGACGCAGAATCCCTTTAGAATTCTAGTATAAACTTGGGTTACAGTTGCATGGACTCCGGTACTTTGTTGGGTAAGCAATGCATTTTCTACTTGAAGAGACCTTTTTAGCATTTGTACACCCTTTGTGGAAGTAAATAGAGATATAATgctttggaaatgaaaaggggcATGAAATGAAATGTTTGGTCCAAGTATTACATTCTCCATTTTTCTAATTTGAAATTGTTCAGATACTTAGAGAAGCCTGTGTGGTTCATTGAGGAATTGTAACCTTCATTCAGACCCAGGGTTTTGTTTAGATCAAGCTTTGAACCGTAGAGATTAATTGGTCTTTTTGAAATGGTGTTCTGTGTGATATATGTGATATATGGAAGTCGTACAAGAGCTTTTTAGGCTTTGAATTGCATAT
Proteins encoded in this window:
- the LOC126596138 gene encoding pyruvate dehydrogenase E1 component subunit alpha, mitochondrial, producing MALSRLASSSSGSNLLRPFASALSLTPSLRRPISSAADDSTTLTFETSLPFTSHNCEPPSRTLETTPKELMTFFRDMALMRRMEIAADSLYKAKLIRGFCHLYDGQEAVAIGMEAAITKKDCIITAYRDHCTFLGRGGTLLQVFAELMGRQAGCSKGKGGSMHFYKKDAGFYGGHGIVGAQIPLGCGLAFGQKYSKDETVTFALYGDGAANQGQLFEALNISALWDLPAILVCENNHYGMGTAEWRAAKSPAYYKRGDYVPGLKVDGMDVFAVKQACKFAKEHALKNGPIILEMDTYRYHGHSMSDPGSTYRTRDEISGVRQERDPIDRIRKLIFAHDLATEKDLKDIEKEVRKEVDEAIAQAKESPMPEPSELFTNIYVKGYGTESFGPDRKEIRTVLP